Proteins encoded together in one Mycobacterium sp. MS1601 window:
- a CDS encoding carboxymuconolactone decarboxylase family protein: MTQVLDPQKLTRLTLNRVAPEFYEAMMALSAAAEKDIDPTLAELIKIRASQLNHCAFCLDMHSHDARKKGETEQRIYLLSAWEEAGELYTAQEQAALALTEDMTDLTRGGHVSDAVYARAAAVFTEQELGQVIAMVTVINAWNRISVSTRVSPPHRH, encoded by the coding sequence ATGACACAGGTACTGGACCCCCAGAAGCTCACCCGCCTCACCCTCAACCGCGTGGCCCCGGAGTTCTACGAAGCCATGATGGCGCTCTCGGCGGCCGCGGAGAAGGACATCGATCCCACACTCGCCGAGTTGATCAAGATCCGGGCCTCCCAGCTCAACCACTGCGCGTTCTGCCTCGACATGCACAGCCACGACGCCCGCAAGAAGGGCGAAACCGAACAGCGGATCTACCTGCTGTCGGCGTGGGAAGAGGCAGGCGAGTTGTACACCGCGCAGGAGCAGGCCGCGTTGGCGCTCACCGAGGACATGACCGACCTGACCCGTGGCGGGCATGTCTCCGACGCGGTGTATGCAAGGGCCGCAGCCGTTTTCACCGAACAGGAGCTCGGTCAGGTGATCGCCATGGTCACCGTGATCAATGCGTGGAATCGGATCAGCGTCAGCACCCGGGTGAGCCCCCCGCACCGCCACTGA